In Methanothermobacter sp., the following are encoded in one genomic region:
- the rrp41 gene encoding exosome complex exonuclease Rrp41, producing MIGIITQDQLKTSPSVREDGRAFDELRPLKIEAGILERADGSSYLEFGGNKILVAVYGPREAQIRKLQRPDRAVIRCRYNMAPFSVEERKRPGPDRRSVEISKITAEALRPALILEKFPRSVIDVFIEVLEAEGGTRCAGITAASVALADAGIPMRDMVVACAAGKVNDQVVLDLSEEEDKAGQADVPVAILPRTREITLLQSDGNLSEDEFERALDLAVEGCLRIHEVQKEALRKRYGE from the coding sequence GTGATTGGTATCATCACACAGGATCAGCTGAAAACCTCCCCCAGTGTCAGGGAGGATGGAAGGGCATTTGATGAACTCAGGCCCCTGAAAATTGAGGCTGGAATACTTGAAAGGGCTGACGGTTCATCCTACCTTGAATTTGGAGGTAACAAGATACTTGTAGCTGTTTATGGGCCAAGAGAGGCACAGATAAGGAAGCTGCAGCGACCTGACAGGGCAGTTATAAGGTGCAGGTACAACATGGCACCATTCTCTGTTGAGGAGAGAAAGAGACCGGGTCCAGACAGGCGCTCTGTCGAGATTTCCAAGATAACCGCGGAGGCCCTGAGGCCTGCACTGATACTTGAAAAGTTTCCAAGGTCCGTCATAGACGTTTTCATAGAGGTTCTTGAGGCAGAGGGCGGTACGAGATGCGCGGGTATCACAGCAGCATCCGTGGCCCTTGCAGATGCCGGGATACCCATGAGGGACATGGTTGTCGCCTGTGCCGCGGGTAAGGTTAACGACCAGGTTGTCCTTGACCTCTCTGAGGAGGAGGACAAGGCCGGGCAGGCGGATGTACCGGTTGCAATCCTACCAAGGACACGTGAGATCACACTTCTCCAGAGTGACGGAAACCTGTCAGAGGATGAATTTGAAAGGGCCCTTGACCTGGCAGTGGAGGGTTGCCTCAGAATACA
- the rrp4 gene encoding exosome complex RNA-binding protein Rrp4: MLLVNEKDLVVPGQVLAENDYYPGRGTFKEGKKICSSFVGLVSVRNKKINVIPLQSKYIPKRGDVVIGEITDIRFSMWGLDINSPYSGLLPASEVFGKEKRELENVFDIGDVLLLRVVDVDEVKKVKLGLKGRGLGKFRDGILVYITPTKVPRLIGKRGSMINMVKEKTHCDIVVGQNGVVWIKGEPDMERIAERVILMIDREAHTSGLTDRVRELLDRLTGTEPTELDEDDGSEVSEPEAPVEDAAEMEKETETPDDIGEYEEELSEGEESGHEEVKDENNSEEQR, translated from the coding sequence GTGTTACTCGTAAATGAAAAGGACCTGGTTGTTCCAGGTCAGGTTCTGGCAGAAAATGATTACTACCCTGGCAGAGGGACATTTAAAGAGGGTAAAAAAATATGTTCATCATTCGTTGGACTTGTTTCTGTCAGAAATAAGAAGATAAATGTGATACCACTTCAGAGCAAATACATCCCCAAAAGGGGAGATGTGGTGATTGGTGAAATCACGGATATAAGGTTCTCAATGTGGGGCCTGGATATAAACTCCCCCTACAGCGGGCTCCTGCCGGCATCGGAGGTTTTCGGCAAGGAGAAAAGGGAACTTGAGAACGTCTTTGACATAGGCGACGTGCTCCTTTTAAGGGTAGTTGATGTGGACGAGGTCAAGAAGGTTAAACTGGGCCTTAAGGGCCGGGGCCTTGGAAAGTTCAGGGACGGAATTCTGGTATACATAACACCCACAAAGGTTCCAAGGCTCATAGGCAAAAGGGGATCCATGATAAACATGGTCAAGGAGAAGACCCACTGTGATATCGTTGTGGGCCAGAATGGAGTCGTCTGGATAAAGGGTGAACCCGATATGGAGAGGATAGCCGAGAGGGTTATATTGATGATAGACCGTGAGGCCCACACATCAGGACTCACAGACCGTGTAAGGGAACTTCTGGACAGACTCACCGGCACTGAACCCACTGAGCTGGATGAGGATGACGGGTCTGAAGTGTCTGAACCGGAGGCTCCAGTTGAGGATGCCGCGGAGATGGAAAAAGAAACAGAAACCCCTGATGACATAGGAGAATATGAAGAGGAATTATCCGAGGGCGAAGAATCAGGGCATGAAGAAGTTAAGGATGAAAATAATTCCGAGGAACAGAGGTGA
- a CDS encoding ribosome assembly factor SBDS, translating into MVSLEDAVIARLESHGERFEILVDPDLAAEFRREDSEVSVEDVLAVQEVFRDARKGDKASEEAMRKVFETADPLEVTPIILQRGTIQLTAEQRRQMIEDKRKKIISKIAREAINPQNGLPHPPKRIEKAMEEARVHVDPFKTVDEQVNIVLKAIRTKIPIKFEKVTVAIKIPGDRAGPAYGVISSFGKIKNEEWQSDGSWIAVVEIPGGLQDSFYQKINELTGGNVETRIIK; encoded by the coding sequence ATGGTCAGCCTTGAAGATGCGGTTATCGCCCGGCTCGAATCCCATGGCGAGCGATTCGAAATTCTAGTGGACCCTGACCTTGCAGCTGAATTCCGGAGAGAGGATTCAGAGGTCAGTGTTGAGGATGTTCTGGCGGTCCAGGAGGTCTTCAGGGACGCCAGAAAGGGTGATAAGGCATCTGAGGAGGCCATGAGGAAGGTCTTTGAAACAGCGGATCCTCTTGAGGTAACACCCATAATACTTCAGAGGGGGACAATACAGCTCACTGCAGAACAGAGAAGACAGATGATAGAGGATAAACGCAAAAAAATCATCAGTAAAATTGCACGTGAAGCTATAAACCCCCAGAACGGACTTCCTCACCCTCCAAAAAGGATTGAAAAGGCAATGGAGGAAGCAAGGGTTCACGTTGATCCATTCAAAACAGTTGATGAGCAGGTCAACATTGTCCTGAAGGCCATAAGGACCAAGATCCCCATAAAATTCGAGAAGGTCACCGTTGCCATAAAGATACCAGGCGACAGGGCCGGCCCAGCCTACGGCGTGATTTCCAGTTTCGGGAAAATAAAGAATGAGGAATGGCAGAGTGACGGGTCATGGATAGCAGTGGTTGAGATACCAGGGGGTCTTCAGGATAGTTTCTACCAGAAAATCAATGAACTCACCGGCGGTAACGTTGAGACCAGGATTATCAAGTAA
- the psmA gene encoding archaeal proteasome endopeptidase complex subunit alpha, which produces MQPLQSAGYDRAITVFSPDGRLFQVEYAREAVKRGTTSLGVKSKEGIVLVVDKRPTSKLVEPKSIEKIFQIDEHIGAATSGLVADARAIIEKARLEAQINRITYNEPIRVESLAKKICDMKQMYTQHGGVRPFGTALIIGGVNGKGCRLFETDPSGALIEYKATAIGAGRPAAMEEFEKKYTDDMNLNQAIELALDAVYEATEGKTTPESVEIAVIEAADKKYRRLPDDEIRDHVEELLIRKEKEEEE; this is translated from the coding sequence ATGCAACCACTTCAAAGCGCAGGATACGATAGGGCCATTACGGTATTCAGCCCGGATGGCAGACTATTCCAGGTGGAGTATGCAAGGGAAGCAGTTAAGAGAGGAACCACTTCTCTTGGAGTAAAATCAAAGGAAGGAATAGTTCTTGTAGTGGACAAGAGGCCCACAAGTAAACTGGTTGAGCCGAAATCCATAGAAAAGATATTCCAGATAGATGAACACATAGGGGCCGCAACATCTGGGCTGGTGGCAGATGCAAGGGCCATAATTGAAAAGGCAAGACTCGAGGCCCAGATAAACAGGATAACCTACAATGAACCCATAAGGGTTGAAAGCCTTGCCAAGAAGATATGTGACATGAAACAGATGTACACCCAGCACGGAGGTGTCAGGCCCTTCGGAACAGCCCTCATAATAGGTGGTGTAAACGGGAAGGGCTGCAGACTCTTTGAAACAGACCCCAGCGGGGCCCTCATAGAGTACAAGGCCACAGCCATAGGGGCCGGCAGACCAGCGGCCATGGAGGAATTTGAGAAGAAATACACCGATGACATGAACCTCAACCAGGCAATAGAACTGGCCCTCGATGCGGTCTATGAGGCAACAGAGGGTAAAACAACACCTGAAAGTGTTGAGATAGCTGTTATAGAAGCCGCAGATAAGAAGTACAGAAGGCTTCCTGATGATGAGATCAGGGACCATGTTGAGGAACTCCTGATCAGGAAGGAAAAGGAGGAAGAGGAGTAA
- the rnp2 gene encoding ribonuclease P protein component 2 produces the protein MKILPPTLRNPKRYIAFELISEREFSRDEIVSLIWDSCLKLHGECETSNFRLWLMKLWRFDFPDAVRIRGVLQCQRGYEGKVMAALTAAHHHSGTRVVFHILGLSGTVRSATQKFIKPSKKDKY, from the coding sequence ATGAAGATACTCCCCCCCACCCTCAGGAACCCAAAGAGGTACATCGCCTTTGAACTGATATCCGAGAGGGAGTTCTCAAGGGATGAAATCGTATCCCTCATATGGGACAGCTGCCTCAAACTCCACGGCGAATGTGAGACATCAAATTTCCGTTTATGGCTCATGAAACTCTGGCGATTTGATTTCCCGGATGCAGTAAGGATCAGGGGGGTGCTTCAGTGCCAGAGGGGTTACGAGGGAAAGGTTATGGCTGCCCTCACAGCGGCACACCACCACAGCGGGACAAGGGTGGTATTCCATATACTGGGACTCTCAGGGACGGTGCGCTCTGCAACACAAAAGTTTATTAAACCTTCCAAGAAAGATAAATACTGA
- the rnp3 gene encoding ribonuclease P protein component 3 produces MKSFDFKEDARISESSRQIKFFDFHIQAGDHDSSLRLLAEASRLGYHGAVLVCPDETYSSLQPEIELLRDNPEIRDLEVAAGVMINASNPQDMRRKVNRFRRKADVVYVSGGDLKVNRAACENPRVDVLSAPYSSRRDAGMNHVLAREAARNRVAVELFTTDIMGSWLKVRARVLEYFRDILKLHRKFDFPLLLSSRASSIYDLRTPRDLMNLAGCFGMGPQEAGRALSSTPSSIIEYSRKRPLMIADGVRLVEDEEEV; encoded by the coding sequence ATGAAATCCTTTGACTTCAAGGAGGATGCTCGAATAAGTGAGTCCTCCAGGCAGATTAAATTCTTTGACTTCCACATCCAGGCAGGTGACCATGATTCCAGTCTGCGACTTCTTGCTGAGGCTTCCCGCCTCGGATACCATGGGGCTGTTCTGGTCTGTCCCGATGAGACCTACAGCAGCCTTCAGCCAGAGATTGAACTCCTGAGGGATAACCCTGAAATCAGGGATCTTGAGGTGGCAGCCGGTGTTATGATAAACGCATCGAACCCCCAGGATATGAGGCGCAAGGTTAACCGCTTCAGGAGGAAGGCCGACGTTGTATACGTTTCAGGGGGTGACCTTAAGGTGAACCGCGCCGCCTGTGAGAACCCCCGGGTGGATGTCCTCTCTGCACCCTACTCCTCAAGGAGGGACGCTGGAATGAACCATGTCCTTGCAAGGGAGGCTGCAAGGAACAGGGTTGCAGTTGAACTTTTCACCACCGATATCATGGGCTCATGGCTCAAGGTAAGGGCGAGGGTTCTTGAGTACTTCAGGGACATCCTTAAACTCCACAGAAAATTCGATTTTCCACTCTTACTCTCAAGCAGGGCATCATCAATATATGACCTCCGCACACCCCGTGACCTCATGAACCTGGCAGGGTGCTTTGGCATGGGTCCCCAGGAGGCAGGGAGGGCTCTCTCATCAACACCATCCTCCATAATCGAATACTCACGCAAACGCCCCCTTATGATTGCAGATGGTGTGAGGCTTGTGGAGGATGAGGAAGAGGTCTGA
- a CDS encoding RNA-binding protein has protein sequence MIHNISYRLMVYGTEDEEKVLEALRNIIPAAAPEREMAEGYHGNPITVLRGRVDRRRALREFMEKFIEVFRGRMDELEDRFDENGNLFIRLDKQEALEGIWKPVRHGDAIHLKIKVEAYPAKKDVAAENIRKLLE, from the coding sequence ATGATACATAACATCTCCTACCGCCTCATGGTTTACGGTACCGAGGATGAGGAAAAGGTCCTTGAGGCCCTCAGAAACATAATACCCGCTGCAGCACCTGAAAGGGAAATGGCTGAGGGCTACCATGGAAACCCCATCACAGTTTTAAGGGGCAGGGTGGACCGCAGAAGGGCTCTAAGAGAATTCATGGAGAAATTCATTGAGGTCTTCAGGGGCAGAATGGATGAACTCGAGGACCGGTTCGATGAAAACGGTAACCTGTTCATCCGACTGGATAAACAGGAGGCCCTTGAGGGGATCTGGAAACCTGTAAGGCACGGTGATGCAATACACCTCAAGATCAAGGTGGAGGCCTACCCTGCAAAGAAGGATGTTGCAGCTGAGAATATAAGGAAATTACTTGAATAA
- a CDS encoding 50S ribosomal protein L15e: MYKYVKDAWKNPKDSYVRELMWERTPKWRRDPVIKRIERPTRIDRARSLGYKAKPGYIVVRTRVRRGSQRKTRFKAGRRPKRMGVKKITTAKSIKRIAEERVARKYPNMEVLNSYWVWEDGKYKFYEVILVDPNHPAIKNDPKINWICEKQHRGRVFRGLTSEGKKNRGLRNRGKGAEKVR; this comes from the coding sequence ATGTACAAATATGTTAAAGACGCATGGAAAAATCCAAAGGACTCCTATGTAAGGGAGCTTATGTGGGAAAGGACCCCAAAATGGAGAAGGGACCCTGTAATTAAAAGGATTGAAAGGCCAACAAGAATAGACCGTGCAAGATCACTTGGTTACAAGGCAAAACCTGGATACATAGTTGTGAGGACGCGTGTAAGGCGTGGTAGCCAGAGAAAAACCAGGTTCAAGGCAGGTAGAAGACCCAAGAGAATGGGTGTTAAGAAAATCACAACTGCAAAGAGCATAAAGAGGATCGCAGAGGAAAGGGTTGCAAGGAAATACCCAAACATGGAGGTCCTCAACTCCTACTGGGTCTGGGAGGACGGAAAATACAAGTTCTATGAGGTCATCCTCGTTGATCCAAACCACCCAGCAATAAAGAATGACCCCAAAATAAACTGGATCTGTGAAAAGCAGCACAGGGGACGTGTGTTCAGGGGTCTCACAAGTGAAGGTAAGAAGAACAGGGGCCTCCGAAACAGGGGTAAAGGGGCTGAAAAGGTAAGGTAA
- a CDS encoding Ig-like domain-containing protein, producing the protein MSDDDYGIFLLQSTKNTIQSNRIHMARYDGVFIHYSSNNTISGNKISCSNSRGIHVTGSSNTIYGNLILNNSVGLYIPSYSKSNRIYGNSFIDNGIQAENEGGLTNVFNLTRPTGGNYWSDYTGKDENGDNFGDTPYTFSGGADSLPLIRDPLQKLKVISMDPPNGSMSVSRTKSLVITFSSIIIAGTNYSSITVRKSTGALKSIIKSISGNRLIITPVGGWDPGVRFTVTIPVGAIENIAGVTLGVDFTSNFTSAIAVTAIDPRNGATGVSRTKVIVITFSNSILAGPTYRSITVRTSTGRLKSISKRISGNRLYIKPVGSWSARTRYIITVPRTAVKTSAGNMMAADFKSTFKTR; encoded by the coding sequence ATAAGCGATGATGACTATGGTATCTTCCTGCTGCAGTCCACTAAAAACACCATTCAGAGCAACAGGATACACATGGCCAGGTATGATGGTGTTTTCATACACTATTCCAGTAACAACACCATTTCAGGAAATAAAATAAGCTGTAGCAACAGTAGGGGCATACATGTCACCGGTTCATCCAATACAATCTACGGCAACCTTATACTGAACAATTCCGTGGGATTATATATACCATCCTACAGCAAGAGTAACAGGATCTATGGAAACAGCTTTATAGACAATGGCATTCAGGCGGAAAATGAAGGCGGTTTAACCAATGTTTTCAATCTCACGCGGCCCACTGGAGGTAACTACTGGAGCGACTACACCGGGAAGGATGAAAATGGGGATAACTTCGGGGACACTCCCTACACCTTTAGCGGCGGAGCCGACAGCCTTCCCCTCATCAGAGATCCTCTGCAGAAACTTAAAGTGATATCCATGGATCCTCCAAACGGTTCCATGAGCGTTTCAAGAACAAAAAGCCTTGTAATAACCTTCAGCTCAATTATCATAGCTGGAACTAACTATTCCAGCATAACAGTCAGAAAATCTACAGGTGCTCTAAAATCAATCATTAAAAGTATAAGCGGCAACAGGCTCATCATAACACCCGTTGGGGGCTGGGATCCCGGTGTCAGGTTCACAGTAACAATACCCGTGGGGGCCATAGAAAACATTGCAGGAGTCACCCTTGGAGTGGATTTCACATCAAATTTCACGTCTGCCATTGCAGTAACAGCCATTGATCCCAGAAATGGTGCAACAGGTGTTTCAAGGACCAAAGTAATTGTCATAACATTCAGTAACAGCATACTCGCCGGCCCCACCTACAGATCAATAACTGTAAGAACATCTACTGGACGCCTGAAATCCATCAGTAAGAGAATAAGCGGCAACAGGCTCTACATAAAACCAGTTGGAAGCTGGAGTGCCCGTACAAGGTACATCATAACTGTTCCAAGGACTGCAGTTAAGACCAGCGCCGGTAACATGATGGCAGCGGACTTTAAATCAACATTCAAAACAAGGTAA
- a CDS encoding carboxymuconolactone decarboxylase family protein: MKEDVFYGKGMVHVKEDYPDIYEAVVKLNEAAYTGKVLDYKTQKLIALGITAANSDDRAVKKQIQSAINEFGVTRDEIVDVLRVVLLTSGNPPFVKAMRILYEVLGD; encoded by the coding sequence ATGAAAGAGGATGTTTTCTATGGAAAGGGCATGGTCCATGTGAAGGAGGACTATCCTGATATCTACGAGGCAGTTGTTAAACTCAACGAGGCCGCCTACACAGGGAAGGTTCTTGACTACAAGACACAGAAACTCATAGCCCTTGGGATAACAGCTGCAAACTCAGATGACCGTGCGGTTAAGAAGCAGATACAGAGTGCCATAAATGAATTTGGTGTTACAAGGGATGAGATTGTTGACGTTCTCCGTGTTGTTCTCCTCACATCCGGTAATCCACCCTTTGTGAAGGCAATGAGGATTCTTTATGAGGTCCTTGGGGACTGA
- a CDS encoding SPFH domain-containing protein encodes MLLEIIIVLVLLVLAFKSLKILRPYEKGVVERLGKYQRTVESGLVVIIPFIEAIKKVDMREQVVDVPPQEVITKDNTVVVVDCVIFYEVVDPFNAVYNVVDFYQAITKLAQTNLRNIIGDLELDQTLTSREMINTQLREVLDEATDKWGTRVVRVEIQRIEPPGDIVEAMSKQMKAERMKRAAILEAEGYKQSEIKRAEGDKQAAILEAEGKAEAIKKVADANKYQEIAIAEGQAKAILSVFRAMHEGDPTNDIIALKYLEALEKVADGRATKILLPVEATGILGSIAGISEMLSDSSMASEKTSKKSEPSKAEKKPGSPEFQEKQ; translated from the coding sequence ATGCTTCTTGAAATAATAATTGTACTTGTACTCCTTGTACTGGCGTTCAAGAGCCTGAAAATACTAAGGCCCTACGAGAAGGGTGTTGTTGAAAGGCTCGGTAAATATCAGAGGACGGTCGAAAGCGGTCTCGTTGTTATAATCCCCTTCATAGAGGCCATAAAGAAGGTTGACATGAGGGAGCAGGTGGTTGATGTACCACCACAGGAGGTCATAACCAAGGACAACACAGTCGTTGTTGTGGACTGCGTCATATTCTATGAGGTGGTTGACCCCTTCAATGCAGTCTACAACGTGGTTGACTTCTACCAGGCCATAACCAAACTGGCCCAGACGAACCTCAGGAACATAATAGGGGACCTTGAACTGGACCAGACCCTCACATCAAGGGAGATGATAAACACCCAGCTCCGCGAGGTCCTGGATGAGGCCACAGACAAGTGGGGTACCAGGGTTGTCCGTGTGGAGATACAGCGCATAGAGCCACCGGGAGACATAGTTGAGGCAATGTCAAAGCAGATGAAGGCCGAACGTATGAAGAGGGCTGCCATCCTCGAGGCAGAGGGTTACAAGCAGTCAGAGATAAAGAGGGCTGAGGGTGATAAACAGGCTGCCATCCTCGAGGCAGAGGGTAAGGCAGAGGCCATAAAGAAGGTTGCAGACGCCAACAAGTACCAGGAGATCGCCATAGCAGAGGGTCAGGCCAAGGCCATACTCTCGGTTTTCAGGGCAATGCACGAGGGGGACCCTACGAATGATATAATAGCACTCAAGTACCTTGAGGCCCTTGAGAAGGTTGCTGATGGAAGGGCCACAAAGATACTTCTCCCTGTGGAGGCCACAGGTATTCTGGGTTCAATTGCAGGGATCTCAGAGATGCTTTCAGATTCATCAATGGCATCTGAAAAAACATCGAAAAAATCTGAGCCATCAAAAGCAGAGAAAAAACCAGGATCCCCAGAATTTCAGGAAAAACAGTGA
- a CDS encoding NfeD family protein, with translation MGPESWVIIAAICLIGEMLTAGFFLLWFAFGALAAAALGYVGFDTTVQFVTFIVVSVILLAISRPFAARITGEPSKKAVADRLIGREGTVTEAITPRSSGLVRVDGETWRARSDVDLKEGDMVKVKAIEGVKLVVEKLEE, from the coding sequence ATGGGACCTGAGTCATGGGTGATAATAGCTGCCATATGCCTCATAGGCGAAATGCTGACGGCGGGATTCTTTCTTCTCTGGTTCGCCTTCGGGGCACTGGCAGCAGCGGCACTTGGATATGTTGGATTCGATACAACGGTACAGTTTGTTACATTCATCGTTGTTTCAGTTATTCTCCTTGCTATTTCAAGGCCATTCGCCGCACGCATAACAGGAGAACCATCAAAGAAGGCGGTTGCAGATAGACTCATAGGAAGGGAGGGAACCGTGACAGAGGCAATCACACCCCGGAGCTCTGGTCTTGTTAGGGTCGACGGTGAAACCTGGAGGGCAAGGTCAGACGTGGATCTTAAAGAGGGTGACATGGTGAAGGTGAAGGCAATTGAGGGAGTTAAACTGGTTGTTGAAAAACTGGAGGAATGA
- a CDS encoding helix-turn-helix transcriptional regulator: MSGEDELKFLVLGYRISVGKTQRELADELGVPVDIVIAMENGTYRHPTRRLLNRIHELTGEYEVKRRYFINIGKGYRLRERLGSQFRYFVRGLDKMKYISMEELEKMPEAECYSTIGTVDLDAFEVLRAGKMS, encoded by the coding sequence GTGAGTGGCGAAGATGAACTGAAATTTCTTGTGCTGGGTTACAGGATCAGTGTGGGTAAAACCCAGAGGGAACTTGCGGATGAACTCGGTGTCCCTGTGGACATTGTAATAGCGATGGAGAACGGCACCTACAGGCACCCAACAAGAAGGCTTCTTAACAGAATCCATGAACTCACCGGCGAATATGAGGTGAAAAGAAGGTACTTCATAAACATTGGAAAGGGTTACAGGTTGAGGGAGAGGCTTGGATCCCAGTTCAGGTACTTTGTCCGTGGCCTTGATAAAATGAAGTACATAAGCATGGAAGAGCTTGAGAAGATGCCAGAGGCTGAATGTTACAGCACCATCGGCACTGTGGACCTGGACGCATTTGAGGTTCTAAGGGCAGGGAAAATGTCCTGA
- a CDS encoding ABC transporter permease, whose translation MRFITLILKNPFRSRARSLLAITGIAIGIATIVTLGVITEGLKASTENTLKAGGADFTIVESNVSDMFFSKIDEEYVDKVRNVSGVEDAVGILMAVQPLDDNPYFVLIGIDPTRINMSQIKITDGRTLTDPDADEVIMGKVASENHGKGVGDTIKIKNRKYRIVGIFESGDMQQDGGAFISLKKLQKIEEKEGKVTMIYVKMTRNSRVEDVTDRIEKRYSDLTTIASLEDLQSVDQGLQTIDTATWAISLLAIIIGGIGVINTMIMSVFERTREIGVLKAVGWRNRRILIMILGESVVLTVIAGIMGSVLGVAAIQVLLELGMRGFIEPVYSPEIFMRAFAVALSVGVLGGLYPAYRASRLAPTEALRYE comes from the coding sequence ATGAGGTTCATAACACTCATTCTGAAGAATCCGTTCAGAAGCCGTGCAAGGAGTCTCCTTGCAATAACAGGTATCGCGATTGGAATTGCAACCATTGTAACCCTTGGCGTGATAACCGAGGGTCTGAAGGCATCAACAGAGAACACCCTCAAGGCAGGTGGCGCCGACTTCACGATTGTGGAGTCCAATGTCTCGGACATGTTCTTCAGCAAGATAGATGAGGAATACGTGGATAAGGTGCGGAACGTGAGCGGGGTTGAGGACGCCGTTGGAATACTCATGGCTGTACAGCCCCTTGACGACAACCCCTACTTCGTACTGATAGGTATAGACCCCACCAGGATAAACATGAGCCAGATAAAGATAACTGACGGCAGGACCCTCACGGACCCAGATGCAGATGAGGTCATAATGGGTAAGGTGGCCTCAGAGAACCATGGAAAGGGTGTTGGTGATACAATAAAGATAAAGAACCGCAAGTACCGAATTGTTGGTATATTTGAATCCGGTGACATGCAGCAGGACGGAGGGGCCTTTATTTCACTCAAAAAACTCCAGAAAATAGAGGAGAAGGAGGGCAAGGTCACCATGATCTACGTTAAGATGACCAGAAATTCAAGGGTGGAGGACGTCACAGACCGCATCGAGAAACGTTACAGTGACCTCACAACCATAGCCTCACTTGAGGACCTCCAGAGCGTTGACCAGGGCCTGCAGACCATAGACACCGCAACCTGGGCCATATCACTCCTCGCCATAATAATAGGTGGAATTGGAGTTATAAACACCATGATAATGTCTGTATTTGAGAGGACAAGGGAGATCGGAGTTCTGAAGGCTGTCGGCTGGAGGAACCGGAGGATTCTCATCATGATACTCGGGGAATCCGTGGTTCTGACTGTTATCGCCGGTATTATGGGTTCAGTGCTTGGTGTTGCAGCCATACAGGTGCTCCTTGAGCTTGGAATGAGGGGATTCATAGAGCCAGTATACAGCCCTGAGATCTTCATGAGGGCCTTTGCAGTCGCCCTCAGCGTGGGTGTTCTCGGCGGACTCTACCCTGCCTACCGGGCATCAAGGCTAGCCCCCACAGAGGCGCTGAGGTACGAGTAG
- a CDS encoding ABC transporter ATP-binding protein, whose translation MKAIEVKNLKKSFDGGKIRALNGVDLEVEMGEFISIMGPSGSGKSTLLNMIGALDVPDSGTIKVAGRDLSEERDLSRLRAEEIGFVFQLHNLIPSLTALENVEIPMFAVKHVNMEERAMELLEQVGLGDKADRRPTELSGGERQRVAIARALANNPSIILADEPTGALDSKTSRNILQMLQKLQDEEGVTLVVVTHEPHVAKMASRTIRILDGVIVG comes from the coding sequence ATGAAGGCCATAGAGGTGAAAAACCTTAAGAAGAGCTTTGACGGCGGTAAGATAAGGGCCCTCAATGGTGTTGACCTTGAAGTTGAGATGGGTGAGTTCATCTCAATCATGGGGCCATCAGGTTCAGGTAAATCCACCCTCCTCAACATGATAGGCGCCCTCGATGTCCCTGACTCAGGCACGATTAAAGTTGCTGGAAGGGATCTCTCAGAGGAGAGGGACCTGAGCCGTTTAAGGGCCGAGGAGATAGGCTTCGTGTTCCAGCTGCATAACCTCATACCCAGCCTCACCGCCCTTGAGAACGTTGAGATACCCATGTTTGCTGTGAAGCATGTTAACATGGAGGAGCGTGCAATGGAGCTCCTTGAACAGGTGGGTCTGGGGGATAAGGCTGACCGGAGGCCCACGGAACTCTCTGGTGGTGAACGCCAGAGGGTTGCAATTGCCAGGGCCCTGGCCAATAACCCGTCAATAATCCTTGCAGACGAACCTACGGGGGCACTTGACTCAAAAACAAGTAGAAACATACTCCAGATGCTCCAGAAGCTTCAGGATGAGGAGGGGGTTACCCTTGTTGTTGTCACCCATGAGCCCCATGTGGCCAAAATGGCCTCAAGGACCATAAGGATACTTGATGGTGTAATTGTGGGTTGA